A stretch of DNA from Micromonospora sp. WMMD1155:
TCGGCGGCTCGGCGACGCCTTCTGGTCCCGCCGGATCCGGCAGGTGGTCGACGGGCTGCGCCCGGTGTTCCGGTGGGACCGCCTCTACCTGGGCGGGGGCAACTCCCGACTGATCCGGCCCGAGCAGCTTGCCCGGATGGGTGACGACGTGGTGGTGGTGCCGAACACCGCCGGAATCGTCGGCGGTGTCCGTGCTTGGGAACTTTCCGCCGGACGTCGGGACGCCCGCACCTGACCCCTTCTCGACTCCGGGGAACAGTCGCCAAACGTCCGGTGTTGTGCCAGCGTCGGAACAGGTGACGGTACGAGGCGAGGGGGTGGGGCAGATGGATCTTCTGGCGGACTACCGGCGGGCGACCATGTTCTTCGAAACCGGTGACCCGAGCGGAGCGGCCCGACTGCTGGAGCCGATCGTCGACGCCGAACCCGGCAACGCGGCCGTTCGGCAGCTGCTGGCCCGGGCGTACTTCCAGTCGGCCCAGCTCAACCGGGCCGAGGAGCACCTGCGGGAGCTGATCGACCGGGACCCGAGCGACCACTACGCGCACCACGTGCTCGGTCGGACGCTGGAGCGGCTCAACCGGCACAACGACGCGCTGCGGCACCTGCGGATCGCCGCCGCGATGTACGCGACGAACGACGACTACCGGACCGCGCTGGAGCGGGTGGAGACCCGAGTGGGCGGCACACGCTGAGGCGTGAACCGGTGATGTGGCAGGGGCGGTCCTCCGGGGCCGCCCCTTCGTCGTCCGGCGGCTGTCCCTGGTCGTTCGGGGGCTGCCCCTGGTCGTTTGGTGGGCGGGCCGTCCGGCGTGCCTAGGATGGCGGACATGGGACCTGACCGGCCGGGGGCTGCGGCATGAAGCTCAAGCTGGACCTGCACGACATCTTCAACAAGGGCCACGACATCGACCGCGCGCTGCGCGGGATCATGGACGAGGCGGTGGCGAAGAAGGCCACCCTCGTCGAGATCATCCCCGGCAAGGGGTCCGGCCAGCTCAAGAAGCGCGTGCTGCGATTCCTCGACCAGAAGGACGTCAAGCAGCTCTACCACCGGGTGGAGAAGGACTCGAAGAACTTCGGCCGCCTCTTCGTCCACTTCCGCTGGAAGTAGAGGCTGCGCCGCCTCCGACCGGCGCGGTCGATCCATGCGGTCATCGGCCTTTGGGTTTAGGTAGATCGTTCCGAAGTAAGACTCGATCTAGCTTCGGCAAAATCTGGCCACTGCGCCTGCCGACGCCGAGGGTTCGATTCCCGAGGAGGTTCGGCATCGGGTGGAGCGGAATTTTCGTCATGAGGCGCGGCCATGCGTCCGCGTCAGCGGTCGGATACTGGGCGGGTGACGGAGGAGCAGGTTACCGAGCCGACGCGGTGGACGATTCACGGTGAGCGGGTGGTGGACGGCAGCCGGCGGGCGCGGCTGAGCATTGCCGACGTGGAACTGCCGGACGGGGTTCGTTTCGAGCAGTACGTGATCAGGGCGCCCCGGTCAGCCATGGTTGCGGTGCTTGACGAGCAGGAGCGCCTGCTGCTGATGCGGCGGCACCGGTTCGTGTTCGACCGGTGGGTGTGGGAGCTGCCTGGGGGTTACGTCGACGACGGTGAGCAGCCCGAAGCGTGCGCGGTCCGGGAGGTTGAGGAGGAGACCGGATGGCGCCCGGGTGCGGTGGAGCCGATGCTGTCGTTCCAGCCGTGGGTGGCGACGGCGGATGCGGAGAATCTGTTGTTCCTCGCGCGCGATGCGATACATGTCGGTTCCCCGGTGGACGTCAACGAGGCCGAGCAGGTGGCCTGGATGCCGTTGGCGGAGGCGCGCGACCTCGTGTCCCGGGGTGAGATCGTAGGGTCCGGCACGGTGATCGCGGTGTTGGAGCTGGTCGCGCGCAAAGCCCGGGGTGAGCTGTAGCCAGC
This window harbors:
- a CDS encoding tetratricopeptide repeat protein, with product MDLLADYRRATMFFETGDPSGAARLLEPIVDAEPGNAAVRQLLARAYFQSAQLNRAEEHLRELIDRDPSDHYAHHVLGRTLERLNRHNDALRHLRIAAAMYATNDDYRTALERVETRVGGTR
- a CDS encoding Smr/MutS family protein — its product is MKLKLDLHDIFNKGHDIDRALRGIMDEAVAKKATLVEIIPGKGSGQLKKRVLRFLDQKDVKQLYHRVEKDSKNFGRLFVHFRWK
- a CDS encoding NUDIX hydrolase, with the protein product MTEEQVTEPTRWTIHGERVVDGSRRARLSIADVELPDGVRFEQYVIRAPRSAMVAVLDEQERLLLMRRHRFVFDRWVWELPGGYVDDGEQPEACAVREVEEETGWRPGAVEPMLSFQPWVATADAENLLFLARDAIHVGSPVDVNEAEQVAWMPLAEARDLVSRGEIVGSGTVIAVLELVARKARGEL